A window of the Penaeus vannamei isolate JL-2024 chromosome 19, ASM4276789v1, whole genome shotgun sequence genome harbors these coding sequences:
- the LOC113827157 gene encoding uncharacterized protein, which produces MVPMEASPLDPRPPTPPAPPAAPAQTERVADSAVDTLVTTTVALVLALLVLAYLYLCCHVWGLHLRLLALVKCIGGRREHASPREQQHRFPGGRPSISLPMPSAHHRLAVETPPPRYSLVNGSLPSYSCAMLRTMRVVDSPLQFRILVRVGASDLCGPKVSSSRLRLTSKDAHAFSTKLPFVPQFDAASLGPSTSSPEAAVSFAESDDHCCIDLNNNIPLASLHPDVFSSGESDASSGGDPEEREADGSGTYGGDLVDGRAQPEVAKPVEVADKFVKVVVQREGHDAQHCMFARRTAPSCYEASWTMKPEDLTANYTFQVYLEKKQEADVYLEMLDADGFIVAVDQLSPVPSARPPVYLTPAPSYTSP; this is translated from the exons ATGGTGCCCATGGAAGCGTCGCCGTTGGACCCGCGGCCTCCCACCCCGCCcgcgccccccgccgcccccgcccagaCGGAGCGCGTGGCGGACTCGGCGGTGGACACCCTCGTGACGACCACCGTGGCCCTGGTGCTGGCGCTGCTGGTGCTGGCCTACCTGTACCTGTGCTGCCACGTGTGGGGCCTCCACCTGCGCCTGCTCGCGCTCGTCAAGTGCATCGGCGGGAGGAGGGAACACGCCAG CCCGCGGGAGCAGCAGCACCGCTTTCCCGGCGGGCGGCCCTCCATCTCCCTGCCCATGCCCAGCGCCCACCACCGCCTGGCCGTCGAGACGCCGCCGCCCCGCTACTCGCTCGTCAACGGCTCCTTGCCCTCCTACAGCTGCGCCATGCTGCGCACG ATGAGGGTGGTGGACAGCCCCCTGCAGTTCCGCATCCTGGTCCGCGTGGGCGCCAGCGACCTCTGCGGCCCCAAGGTCTCTTCTTCGCGGCTCCGGCTGACGTCAAAGGACGCCCACGCGTTCTCGACGAAGCTGCCCTTCGTTCCGCAGTTCGACGCGGCGTCGCTCGGGCCGTCGACGTCGTCACCCGAGGCCGCCGTGTCCTTCGCCGAGTCGGACGATCACTGCTGCATCGACCTCAACAATAACATCCCCCTCGCCAGCCTCCACCCCGACGTCTTCTCCTCCGGCGAGAGCGACGCGTCCTCCGGAGGCGACCCCGAAGAGCGCGAGGCGGACGGCTCGGGGACTTACGGAGGAGACCTGGTCGACGGGCGCGCCCAGCCAGAAGTCGCCAAGCCCGTCGAAGT AGCTGACAAGTTCGTGAAGGTGGTGGTGCAGCGCGAAGGCCACGACGCCCAGCACTGCATGTTCGCCCGACGCACCGCGCCGTCGTGCTACGAGGCCAGCTGGACCATGAAGCCAGAGGACCTCACCGCCAACTACACTTTCCAG GTGTACttggagaagaagcaggaggcgGACGTGTACCTGGAAATGCTCGACGCCGACGGGTTCATCGTGGCCGTGGACCAGCTGTCCCCAGTCCCCTCCGCACGCCCGCCAGTCTATCTCACGCCCGCGCCCTCATACACGTCCCCCTGA